Part of the Meiothermus cerbereus DSM 11376 genome, ACTTCGAGAGCTCCTGCGCCGAAAAGCCACTGCTGCTGGCATAGGCCACAGGTTTAAGCCAGAACTTTGCCAAAGCGCGGTCTCGCTGAACATGGATATGGGCGGGCTCGTCATTCTCGTTGGCGTAGAAGAAAAACCGATAAGGGCCGAGTCGCAAGACCGTAGGCACACATTCATCTTAGCGCATATCAGTTGGGTTCCGCGGCGGGCTGCAAGCGTAAGTCTCGAGCCCCCAAGTGTCTTCACCACCTATACTTGGCCGTGGTGGGGAGGCTTGAATGGAAGGTTTACTGATCCATGCGGTGGTGCGCGAAATAGCCGGGCACCTGCCCTTGCGCAGCCTGGGCTGGGCTTTTCCCGACGAGGGTACGGCGGCCCTGCTGCTGGAGGGCCTGGGCAACCTGGTGCTGCGCTATCGCCCGCCCCATCCCTTGCTGACGCTGGAGCCGGGCCGCCTCGAGGGCCAAGCCAAAACCCCCTTCCAGCGCCTCCTGGAGGCCCGTTGCAAGGGGCGCTTGCTCAAAATGGAGCAGCTCAAGCTCGACCGGGTGGTCATGCTGGAGTTTGAGGGCGAAAAGGGTTTTGTGGACACCGCCCCTACCCGGCTGGTATTCGAGCTGACCGGTCGCAACGCCAACCTGATCCTTTGCGACCAGGAAGGGCAGATTGTGGGCCTCGACCGGCCCGTTACCTCGGCGGTCAATCGCTTCCGGGAGCTCAGGCCTGGCCTACCCTATACCCCGCCTCCCCCCTACCAGAAGCTCGACCCCCGCACCTTGCAGGCAGAGGAACTCGAGCCCTTTGTGGGTCAAACCCTCTCGCAGCTCATCAAAAACCTGGACGGGGTGGGCAAGGAGCTGGG contains:
- a CDS encoding DUF4160 domain-containing protein, which encodes MPTVLRLGPYRFFFYANENDEPAHIHVQRDRALAKFWLKPVAYASSSGFSAQELSKLFRLVEENRVAIEEAWNEFFGR